In Kytococcus sedentarius DSM 20547, the sequence CACGCTACCACGTTTGATAAATCAGGATTGGTGGCGAATCGTCCAGCCAATTCTGTGAGCGCCTCGGAATGAGAGACTTGCCTCACTTCTTGGCGACTCAGCGTTCGACCCGCGCCCGCCACTTCCCCTCGTGGCCCTGCCATTGCCCTAGCTGGGCTGATCATGAATAGAGCCCCCGCGGACAGCCCCCCAAGGCGACTCGGGACATGAAGGTTCGCCTGGACGTCGCCGCAGCCCCGAGTGTTACGCCACCTCTGAGCGCTTCTGCCATCCGAAGACCTGCTTTGAAACCAAACTCCTTCACGAGCAGGGCACCCATAGCCCGCCCATGCCACATTCCGGAGACCGTTCCTCCATGCACCTGAACCAAAGTCGGCTCGAACACGGGAACACGCCCAATTGTGCGATGCCAATCAAGCATCCGGCGCGACTGCAGCGGCTCAATCTCGAGGCTCCCACCTGCCGCCTCCTGCGCCGCGAGCGCAACTGCTCGGCAGGTTCCACAAGACGCATCGTACCCTAGGTAGAACATACACATTTCCCGTCGTGGTTGCTTGCAATCGGTACCCCCCAACCAACCGACATGCTTCGTTGGGGTCAACCCCCCCCCCAGAGTGATACACGATTGTGACCTTGTCGCCGTGCCCCCCCCCTCGCCCCCTCAGCGCACCAGCAGCCCGTCGGCCACCAGGTCCCGCAGCACCGGCAGCACCTGTCGGGCCAGGTCGCTCTGGTCGGCCTCGGTCAACACCGCGATGCCGGCCAGCCCCTGGCGCGCCGTCAGGTCGCCGTCGCACACGCCCACCAGCCCCGCGGTGACCGTGTCCACCTGGAACGCCCGCCGCAGCCCACCGCCCTGCCGGATCAGCACCACCTGCGGGTCCGGATCGCCCGGGTGGGCGTAGTAGCGCTCCTGCGTCACGTCATCGGCGTACTGCCACGCGATGTCCAACAGCTCGTCGTCGGAGTGCTCCGCCAGCCAGGTCCGCGCCCGCACGCCGGCCAGAACGTGCGGCCCCATCGCGGCGTCCACCTGCCCGCGCGCCTCGTCCAGCGCGATCCACGGCTCCCGCTCGACCTCGGGCCGATGCAGGGTGATCACCCCGAACCCGATCGATGCCGTGCCGCGCGCCGCGAAGTCGTCCAACCACGCGCCGTACATGGCCTCGTACTGGCCGTCCCCCGGGGTGTGGCCGCCGTCGCGGGCCCAGGTCTCGGCGTACTCGGCGGGGTCCTGCACCTCGCGCAGCACCACCCACGCGTCCACGCCGAGCCCCGCCAGCCACGGCCGCACCCGGTCGCGCCAGTCCTCATCGGGCCCGATCTCCCAGTTGCCCAGCATCTGCGCCATGCCCCCGGGAGCCAGCCGCGCGGCCACCTGCCCGATCAGCCCGGACGTGATGCCGTCGGCCTCCACCCCACCGTCGCGGTACTCGTACACCGGCACCCCCTTGGTGCGCGGGGTGATGACGAACGGCGGGTTGCTCACGATGAGGTCGAACTCCTCGCCCGCGACCGGCTCGGTGAGCGACCCGTGCCGCAGGTCCAGCTCCACCCCGTTCAGCGCGCACGTGAAGCGCGCGAACTCCAGCGCCCGCTCGGAGATGTCCGTGGCCACCACGCGCTGGGCGTGGTGCGTCAGGTGCAAAGCCTGCACCCCGCATCCGGTGCCGATGTCCAACGCGCGCGCCACCTCGGGCCGGGGGGTCCACGCCGCCAGGGTGACGCTCGCCCCGCCGATGCCGAGCACGTGGTCCTCGGGCAGGGGCCCACCGCCGGCCTGCAGCTCCGGCAGGTCGGAGACCACCCACCAGGAGTCGTGTTCCGTGGCGTGGGGGCGCAGGTCCACCACGGCGCGCACCCCATCGCCCTCGATGCGGGCCAGCCCCAGCGTCGCCAGCCCCTCGGCGCGCGTGCGAGGCAGGGCGAGCGCCACCTCATCGGGGGTGAGAGTCAGGCCCAGGCCGAACAGGCGCGTGAGCAGCGCGACCGGCTCGGTGCGGTCGCAGGTCGCCCGGTCGGCCGGCAGCGGCTGGTCGCGGTGCAGGGCGGCGGCCGCCAGCTCGCCCACGGCCGCCCCGATGCCCTCGATGGTGTAGTCGGCGGCCTCCAGGTCGGCCCGCAGGGACTCGATGAGGGGCGTCAGGTCCTCGCCGTCATCAGTCACCCGGCGCGGGGCCGGCGGCGAGGGGTGGCGATGCGGGACGGGGGTCTGCGCGGGGGTGCTCACGCGACCTCCCACCAGCGGCCGGCCACCAGGCCCGGCTCACGCCCGGGCTCGATGTAGAACTCCGTGCCGAACCAGGCCGCAAAGGCCTCCTCGGGCAGCGCCAGCATGAAGCCCACGTCGCTGGTCTGGCTGGCGTGGCACTCCAGCGCCGCGCGCTTGGCACCCAGCACCGATGAGGTGTCGACCTCCCAGTGGATGTTCGCCTCGGGCTCGCCGAAGGGGTTGCCGTCGTCGGCCGGGGCGTCAGGGTCCATGTCGTCGATCCCTGCCTCGCGCGCCAGCTCGAAGCTCGCCCTCAGGCGGTCCCGGTTCATGGTGCTCTCCAGCAGGCGCGGGCGGCGGGCCGCGGCGTCGGCCGCCAGGTGCGCCACCTGGTGGGCCTTCACGTGGTCCGGGTGGCCGTATCCGCCGTGCCAGTCGTAGGTCACCAGCACGTCGGCGTCGTCCGCATCCAGCACCGCGGCCAGCTTCACCGCCGCCGCGGCGGCATCCGCGCTGTGGAAGGAGGTCTCGTGCGCGTTCTGGTCCCAGCCGGTCATGCCGGAGTCCGCGTAGCCCAGCCAGTGCACGGCCTGCGTGCCCGTCACCTCCGCCGAGGCCTCGGCCTCCGCACGGCGGCGGTCCACCACCGTCTCACCGGGCGCCAGGTCCTCCGGCACGATGCCGTGGTCGCCGTTGGTGCCGTAGACCACCACCACGCGGTGCCCCGCATCGGCCAGCAGGCGCTGCGAGCCGGAGGTCTGGGACGCCTCGTCATCGGGGTGGGCGTGCAGGAAGACGACGGTCAGGGGGCCCGTGGGCGCGGCGGGCGTGCTCGATGCGGTCACGCGCCTGATCGTCCCACGGCTCAGAGGCGGGGACGCTCCATCCGCCCACCCCAGGCACCCAACAGGGACGCGGCCTCCACGGTGTCGTTCACCTGGTGCACGATCTTCTCCAGGCAGGTCCGCACCGGCTCACGCGAGCGCAGACTCACGTCGAAGACGTTGCCTCCGTGGTCGAGGGCCACCAGCAACTGGTCGCCCTCGGCGCGCAGGCCCATGGCGCCACCGTGGCGCTGGGCCACCATCACCCATCCCTCCTGCACCGTCTGCGGCAGCACGAAGTACGCGTCCTGCGGGGTGTCGGTGAACACCTTGAAGCCGTCCCCCATGGCCGGGTTCTCCAGAGGAATCCCACCACCGGAGAACAGGCCCGCCCCACTGAAGTTCTCCTTGCCCCGGGGCACGATGCGCAGCGGCGCCGCCACCGGGCGGGCCGTGCGCACCCGCGCCACGGTGCCGTGGAAGAGGGTGACCGTGCGCCGGTTGTCCTTGGTGCCCCGGCGTTCGGTGACCTTGTACTCCCCCACCATGAACGGCTCGCCGGCCAGCACCCCCACCAGGGCGTCGTCGGTGCGCACGCGGTCGCCGGTGTCCACCACCTCCACGGCGCGAACCCACTGCGGCTCCGCGCGTTCCAGGTGCAGTTCACTGCCGGACGTGCCGTTCAACCGGTCGATCTGCGCCGCGTAGGAGCGCAGCACCGGAACCACCAGTTCGGCGTTCAGACGGTCCACCACCGGCTGTTGCCTGCGGGAGACCACCATGCTGCCGGCGGCAACCACCACGATCAGCAGGAACACCCCGCCGATGAACCCCGGCACCATGAGCCCCAGGCCCACCCGGCCGGTCATGCCGGAGAAGTGCAGCACCAGCAGCGCGGCCGCCATCAGCCCGCCGACGATCCACAGCCAGCGCCCCATCCGCCCCGCCCGGTCCCGCTCGGCGCGGAAGGACTCGGGGTCCACGCCGGCAGCATCGATGACGTCAGCCGGCTCGGGCAGGCGGATCACCCGCGACTCCCCCCGCCACCCACCTGGTCACCCAGGCCGGAGAGGTCCACGTCCTGGCGCTCGGAGTCGCTGGCCCGGAACATGGGCTCGGTCCCGAAGCCGAACATGCCGGCCACGATGTTGGAGGGGAACATCTGGCGTCGGTCGTCCAGGCGTGCCACCGCCCCGTTGTAACTGCGCCGCGCGGCGGCCAACTGCTCCTCGGTGTAGGTGACGGCCTGCTGCAACTCCACGAACGAGGCGTTGGCGCGGAACTCCGGGTAGGCCTCGGCGGTCACGTTCACCGCCCCCTGGGCGCGATCCATGGCCCGGTCGGCCTGCTCCAGCTGCGGCACGCTCTGCCCCTCGGCGGGTCGCGCTTGGCGCAGCTCCACCACGCGCTCCTGGAAGGACCGCTCGGCCTGCACCGCTGCGGGCACCACCTGCATCTGCTTGGTGAGCAGGTCGTGGCGCTGGGTGAGGGCCACCTCGATGCCGTGCTTGGCCTGGCGCATGGCGTTGCGCGCCTGCACGAGTGCGTTGTACAGCCAGATGACCAGCACCACGAGCAGCGCCAGCACGACGAGGCCAATGAGGACGGGCGGTTCCATGGGTTTCTCCCTCCCACCGGGCCACGGTGACCCCGGTGTGCTGGCACGGTAGCGGACGCCCCCGTCCCAGCCGGCCCGCCCCGCTGCTCAGCCCGCGGCGCGGGCGACGGCGGCCGCCAGGGCTTCCCGCAACACCGCTCGCAGGGCGGCCGCGTCCATCTCCTGCGGCACACCGACTCCGCTGAGCGTCAGCCCGTCCACCACGGCATGCAGTCCGGGCACTGCCCCCTCGGCGGCGGCGGGCAGGGTTGTCTGGGCCTCCTGGGGCGAGTCCAGACCCAGGGCCTGGGCCAGGGCCGCCCGCACCAGCCACCGCTCCCCCTGCCAGGCGCGCGTCGCCACCGGGCGCAATCGCTCGTCGGTCCGCCCCGCCACCACGAACTCCACGTAGACGGCCACCTCCTGCCGGCGCAGGTCGTCCAGCGGGAGCAGCTGCTCCAACAACTCCAGGGCGCATTCCTCACCCGGCCCGTCCCACGTGATCACGTCCATGACCCGGGCCGCGATGCGGTGGTCCATCTCCTCCATGGCGAAGGCCAGCAGGTCGTGCTGGGCGGAGAAGTAGTGCCGCACCGCACCGGGTGACCACCCCACCTCGGCGGCGATGGTGCGCACCGAGGTACCACGCAGCCCCTCACGCGCCACGACCGCGAACACCGCATCGGCCAGGGCGGCGCGGCGTTCGGCGTGGTCTGCGAGGCGGGGCACGCCCCCATCGTGCCACGGAAGCAGCACACCTGTGTTGACACACGCAACGGAGCACCCGCACACTCCTTCCGACACACCTGTGCTTCCAAGGAGAGATCGTGGACATCGGCGGCTTCGTGGCCCTCGCCGGGCTCGCCCTGCTCGACAGCACCAGCTTCGGCACCCTCGTGCTGCCCGTGCTGGCGCTGCTCGCGCACGCCCGAGCCGGCCGCCGCGTGCTGGCCCATCTGGCCGTCATCGCCGCGTTCTACTGGGTGCTCGGTGTGGCCCTGATGCTGGGTGGCCAGACCGCCCTGTCAGCCCTGGGCGGCTGGCCC encodes:
- a CDS encoding DUF7059 domain-containing protein, translating into MSTPAQTPVPHRHPSPPAPRRVTDDGEDLTPLIESLRADLEAADYTIEGIGAAVGELAAAALHRDQPLPADRATCDRTEPVALLTRLFGLGLTLTPDEVALALPRTRAEGLATLGLARIEGDGVRAVVDLRPHATEHDSWWVVSDLPELQAGGGPLPEDHVLGIGGASVTLAAWTPRPEVARALDIGTGCGVQALHLTHHAQRVVATDISERALEFARFTCALNGVELDLRHGSLTEPVAGEEFDLIVSNPPFVITPRTKGVPVYEYRDGGVEADGITSGLIGQVAARLAPGGMAQMLGNWEIGPDEDWRDRVRPWLAGLGVDAWVVLREVQDPAEYAETWARDGGHTPGDGQYEAMYGAWLDDFAARGTASIGFGVITLHRPEVEREPWIALDEARGQVDAAMGPHVLAGVRARTWLAEHSDDELLDIAWQYADDVTQERYYAHPGDPDPQVVLIRQGGGLRRAFQVDTVTAGLVGVCDGDLTARQGLAGIAVLTEADQSDLARQVLPVLRDLVADGLLVR
- a CDS encoding PIG-L deacetylase family protein, whose translation is MTASSTPAAPTGPLTVVFLHAHPDDEASQTSGSQRLLADAGHRVVVVYGTNGDHGIVPEDLAPGETVVDRRRAEAEASAEVTGTQAVHWLGYADSGMTGWDQNAHETSFHSADAAAAAVKLAAVLDADDADVLVTYDWHGGYGHPDHVKAHQVAHLAADAAARRPRLLESTMNRDRLRASFELAREAGIDDMDPDAPADDGNPFGEPEANIHWEVDTSSVLGAKRAALECHASQTSDVGFMLALPEEAFAAWFGTEFYIEPGREPGLVAGRWWEVA
- a CDS encoding DUF3137 domain-containing protein, whose amino-acid sequence is MIRLPEPADVIDAAGVDPESFRAERDRAGRMGRWLWIVGGLMAAALLVLHFSGMTGRVGLGLMVPGFIGGVFLLIVVVAAGSMVVSRRQQPVVDRLNAELVVPVLRSYAAQIDRLNGTSGSELHLERAEPQWVRAVEVVDTGDRVRTDDALVGVLAGEPFMVGEYKVTERRGTKDNRRTVTLFHGTVARVRTARPVAAPLRIVPRGKENFSGAGLFSGGGIPLENPAMGDGFKVFTDTPQDAYFVLPQTVQEGWVMVAQRHGGAMGLRAEGDQLLVALDHGGNVFDVSLRSREPVRTCLEKIVHQVNDTVEAASLLGAWGGRMERPRL
- a CDS encoding LemA family protein, whose product is MEPPVLIGLVVLALLVVLVIWLYNALVQARNAMRQAKHGIEVALTQRHDLLTKQMQVVPAAVQAERSFQERVVELRQARPAEGQSVPQLEQADRAMDRAQGAVNVTAEAYPEFRANASFVELQQAVTYTEEQLAAARRSYNGAVARLDDRRQMFPSNIVAGMFGFGTEPMFRASDSERQDVDLSGLGDQVGGGGSRG
- a CDS encoding TetR/AcrR family transcriptional regulator; translated protein: MPRLADHAERRAALADAVFAVVAREGLRGTSVRTIAAEVGWSPGAVRHYFSAQHDLLAFAMEEMDHRIAARVMDVITWDGPGEECALELLEQLLPLDDLRRQEVAVYVEFVVAGRTDERLRPVATRAWQGERWLVRAALAQALGLDSPQEAQTTLPAAAEGAVPGLHAVVDGLTLSGVGVPQEMDAAALRAVLREALAAAVARAAG